Part of the Triticum aestivum cultivar Chinese Spring chromosome 4D, IWGSC CS RefSeq v2.1, whole genome shotgun sequence genome is shown below.
taatcctgttctggaggtcgtgttacttgaccatgacgaacctacgaactatgaggaagcgatgatgagcccagattccgcgaaatggcttgaggccatgaaatctgagatgggatccatgtatgagaacaaagtgtggactttggttgacttgctcgatgatcggcaagccatagagaataaatggatcttcaagaagaagactgacgctgacggtaatgttattgtctacaaagctcgacttgttgcgaaaggtttttgacaagttcaaggagttgactacgatgagaccttctcacccgtagcgatgcttaagtctgtccgaatcatgttagcaattgccgcattttatgattatgaaatttggcaaacggatgtcaaaactgtattccttaatggatatcttaaagaagagttgtatatgatgcaaccagaaggttttgtcgatccaaaaggtgctaacaaagtgtgcaagctccagtgatccatttatggactggtgcaagcatctcggagttggaatatatgctttgatagtgtgatcaaagcatatggttttatacagacttttggagaagcctgtatttacaagaaagtgagtgggagctctgtagcatttctgatattatatgtggatgacatatcgttgatcggatatgatacagaatttctggatagcataaaaggatacttgaataagaatttttcaatgaaagaccttggtgaagctgcttatatattgggcatcaagatctatagagatagatcaagacgcttaattggactttcacacataccttgataaagttttgaagaagttcaaaatggatcaagcaaagaaagggttcttgcctgtgttacaaggtgtgaagttgattcagactcaatgcccgaccactgcaaaagatagagagaaaatgaaagtcattccctatacttcagccataggttctatcatgtatgcaatgttgtgtaccagacctgatgtgtgtcttgatattagtttagcagggaggtaccaaagtaatccaggagtggatcaccggacagtggtcaagaacatcctgaaatacctgaagaggactaaggatatgtttctcgtttatggaggtgacaaagagctcatcgtaaatggttacgccgatgcaagctttgacactgatccggatgactctaagtcacaaactggatacgtatttatattgaacggtggagctgtcagttggtgcagttctaagcaaagcgtcgtggcaggatctacgtgtgaagcggagtacatagctgcttcggaagcagcaaatgaaggagtctggatgaaggagttcacattcgatctaggtgtcatacctagtgcatcaggtccaatgaaaatcttttgtgacaatactggagcaatagccttggcgaaggaatctagatttcacaagagaaccaaacacatcaagagatgcttcaattccatccgcgatcaagtcaaggagggagacatggagatttgcaaaatacatacggatctaaatattgcagacccgttgactaagcctctctcacgagcaaaacatgatcgacactaagactccatgggtgttagaatcattactatgtaatctagattattgactctagtgcaagtgggagactgaaggaaatatgccctagaggcaataataaagttgttatttatatttccttatatcatgataaatgttaattattcatgctagaattgtattaactggaaacttagtacatgtgtgaatacatagacaaacagagtgtccctagtatgcctctacttcactagctcgttaatcaaagatggttaagtttcctagccatagacatgtgttgtcatttgatcaacgggatcacatcattagagaatgatgtgatggacaagacccatccgttagcttagcactatgatcatttagtttattgctattgcttccttcatgacttatacatgttcctatgactatgagattatgcaactcctgaatactggaggaacacttagtgtgctatcaaacgtcacaacataactgggtgcttataaagatgctctacatgtgtctccgatggtgtttgttgagttggcataggtcgagattaggatttgtcactccgtgtatcggagaggtatctctgggccctctcggtaatgatcatcactataagccttgcaagcaatgtgactaatgagttagttgtgagatgatgcattacagaacgagtaaagagatttgccagtaacgagattgaactaggtatgatgatatcgactatcgaatctcgggcaagtaacataccgatgacaaagggaacaacgtatgttgttatgcagtttgaccgataaagatcttcctagaatatgtaggagccaatatgagcatccaggttccgctattggttattgaccggagatgtgtctcagtcatgtctacatagttctcgaacccgtagggtccgcatgcttaacgttcaatgacaatttgtattatgagttcatGTGATTTGATgacggaaggttgttcggagtcccggatgagatcacagacgtgatgaggagtctcgaaatggtcaagacataaagattgatatattggaccatgttattcggacaccggaagtgttccggatagtttcaggtaaaatcggagtgccggaggggttaccggaaccccccgggggaactaatgggccaccatgggccttgttGGAGAGAGAGGGGGCAGCCAGGGCAGGTCGTGCGCCCTCCCCCCCCTAgcagttcgaattggacaagggaaggggggcgttgcccccctttcctactccctctccctctccttcgttcccactctctcccttttggtggaatcctactaggactaggagtcctagtaggactcccctcttgggcgcgccctaggggccggccggccctcccctcctccctcctttgtatacgtggggaggggggcaccctagaacacacaagtcgatcttttagccgtgtccggtgcccccctccacagttacacacctcggtcatatcgtcgtagtgcttaggcgaagccctgcgctggtaacttcatcatcaccgttgccacgccgtcgtgctgacggaactctccctctgcctcaactggatcaagagtacgagggacgtcattgagctgaacgtgtgctgaacacggaggtgccgtacgttcggtgctaggatcggtcgaatcgtgaagacgtacgactacatcaaccgcgtgatgaacgcttccgcttttggtctacgagggtacgtggacacactctccccgctcgttgctatgcttctcctagatagatcttgcgtgatcgtaggaatttttttgaaatactacgttccccaagagttttcaccgttggattccccgCGTCGAGATCTTGGAACCATGCTAATAggttttgatgaacattttttttcacaaaaaataaaaataatcgaagaatggaaaaaatgagaacccgaaaaaatgaaaaaaaaaagaatggAAGCATGGTTGCAGTTTTTCATGTTTTCCCCTTTTCGAGAAGCGTAGTCACGAAAGTAAATCTATGCTTCTCATGGAAGCATATTTTTTTACCCTTTTCAAGAAGTACAGTTGTGCTTCTCATGGAATCAAATATGTGGTTCTCCACATATTTTTCCTTTTTTGAGTAGCTCAactatatttcacaaaaaaaaaatctccaaaacctAGGCAAACCAGGTGAAaagtcgaccccccccccccccccaaatctcaAAAAAGCAtctaattttcaaaaaaaaatacagaaaataaaaaaataaaaatccaaAGAAAGCACCCAACATGCGACACATGGTGCGACTAGACGCACCATTTTCACGCGCTCCCGGACCAAAAAGAAGTGACCCTTTGTGTGAGCCCCCCAAAGGGTAACCGGTGATAGTTGCTCTCGTTACTTGCGTGCTTCAAGATCCTTCAAAAATACTTGTGTGCTTCTAGACTTCCCCGGTTTAAATAGGGGCACACTCTTATCGTCGTATGGTCTCATGATGGCTATGCTACCCTGACTTGATGCATCCAGAAGATATTGAAAGTTTGAAACAAGGAGCTGAATGCAATCGTGAGACATGGCATCACAACACCATCAGCTTGTCTCTGCACGAACGTCCGTGTGGGCTCTCGGGTGAAGAAAATTGCTACTCCTTCCATCCATTTTTACAGGGCCTAACTTTTGAATCTCTCATACCAAGGCTGGTGCGCAAAAGGAGGAGTAGATTTTGGGCCTCCTTTAAATGCCTAGCCCTCTCAACTCCCTCTCTATTACTATCGCATGCAACTTCCTCTCATCCCTTTTCTACATGATCCAATTTAATGCGGCATCTAGCAAATCACAAGGAGGGCTCACGACTTGCGAGGGAGAATTAAAAGGGATACATATTGGGTATCTAATTTGGCCTTGTATAGATGGAAAATGAAATTTGAGGTTAGGCCTtgtatagatggatggatggagtaGTGACCCAGGCCTAGCAGTGTGGGTTTTTTTTCTTGAGAAAATGGTAGCATGTTTGGTTCTTGAATGAAAGATGCATACACTCTTGCCTAATAAAAATTCATACACCCTTGCCTAAAAAATGCATAGAATCAAAAATAAATCTatatcctttgctcagatggccggGGCATGAAATTCATAGAGCTTTCGTTTAATGTGCCTTTGCTCCCAAAAAAAAGAGAACGTTTAATGTGCCCCACGATGGACAATTATCGTTCGCCCCAACACAGAAGTTGTCCGCGGATTGTCATTAAACTTATGTAATTTCACAATTAAACATGGGGATGTCGCTCAGATGGTAGAGCGCTCGCTTAGCATGCGATTTGAAAATACTGTGACAAAAACACTATCTTGACTTTACTTTCTTTTTGTCTAGAGAGATCTTGACTTTACTTGCAAAGTCCAAATCTGACAACCAAAAAACATATACACAATCTGTGCTGCGAACATACACAGGCAGTGAAATATTTTGATTTTGTAGAATACTCTTCGTGGGAGAACAAACGGCCAAAAGGGGATGTAGCTCAGATGGTAGAGCGCTCGCTTAGCATGCGAGAGGTACGGGGATCGATACCCCGCATTTCCAGCTACTTTTTGTAAACTAACTCAATTTTCAGGTTTTTCAGATAACAGGTAGCCAAGCCACTGTGTGTTTGCTGTTGGCCGGTAGCACAAACAGCCGGTCTGTACTTCCATCCAAACGAATTTTCCTTGCCGCGGTTGCTGTCATCCAGAAGCTTAGCTAGTGGAAAGAGAGCAGGCAGGTGCGGGTTGGTCTGAATTTGCCGCTACTTTTTTCTTATATTACTTTTGTTTAGGCAATCTTATATTACGACCAATGAACGATCATCGCGCTCCCGTTATAAGTCACTCGCAATGGGCATGGGGATGGGTTAACCCGCTGCGGTGAACGCAGAGCCGGGTCTCCGCCGATGGGCCTCCCCGCTCGACTCATCCGCGGCTGGTGCGGCTTGGCAGTCCTGTGCCTGCGCCTGTGCGCATCATCCTGCAACCCAGGTAAGGTACAGCGCACGCACAAACACAGCAATGCTAACGCTTCCGGCGTCGACTGACGTGGACTCTTCTTCTCTGCATGCGTGCGCGACAGACGTTGCGCTGATAGAGCCTCTGCCCGCGAGGTCGCTGCAGTGCTTCGAGGACGGCCAGGTACGTACGCAACGCAGGGGCGTGTGTGAGTCTGAGTCTGCCTTGGGTTCTTGAACCGGCGGTGGGTCTTACCTTGGTCCTCTCCTGGTGGCGGGTGATGCATGCAGGTGTACGGGTGCTGCGAGGGCGCGCTCCGGCTGGACCCGTCGGGGGTCATCGGCGTGCCGCTGGGGGCGGTGGACTACTACTGCGGCGGGGAGTGCGTGGTGGAGACGGAGGACGTGCTCAACTGCGTGGCCAGCGCGCTGGACGGCTTCAGCTTCCACAACGGCGCCTCCGTGGAGGGCGCGCGCTACGCCCTCAGGAGGGGGTGCAGCCACACCATCAAGAGAGGGGACTTCAACGCCTTGGAGCCACCCATGGGCGACTACCCGGACATCTACGGTGACTACCGCGGCCATGGCTGCAGGGCTACGCCTCCTCGCAGCATCAACTTGCTCGCGTTTCTGGGTGGCGCCTGGCTGCTGCTCATTCAGGGTCGCTGATCGCTAGTTCACTTCTCACAGAATGGTAGCAGCAGTTTCGTTTCTTTTTGGCTCTAGCGTCACCAGCAGATGATGTCTCATGCACTACCCTTTTTGGTAAAACGATTCAATTCTTAAGTTTCTAACACAACTTACGAAACCTTTAGTTACACAAACAATGCAGCAATCAGGCAAACAAATGTGTACAAATTTGTTTTGTGTTGTAAGCCTTTTAGGCTAACTGCTACTCTCCTTTCTAATGAAATATAAAGGGTTGCTTTTTCACGCCTTTATATTATATATCAAGGGAAAAAGAAATTTCTCTCCATGCAAACGGGTGGGACTCGGTTGCTTCATAACTCGGGACTAATATTTGCCATTCCATAAAAAAAAGTTATCAgttcaaaaagaaaaaaggaaaggtaCTATTCATGCTGGAAGAAATTAAAATGAACTCCTCATGTCAACTTTCCATGCATCATCTTCAAGGCTTCAACGAGAATCTTAGATGAACAAGTTGCAACTTAGCTTTAAATTGCTACCATCAAGCCGATTTCCTGGCAACTACAAACTGGAACGGATCAGAGATCCACTATCTTCACAAGCTTTGTATAGATAATAACACGATTATCCCTTGCCGAATTGCTCTCAGCAAGCGCGGC
Proteins encoded:
- the LOC123097697 gene encoding uncharacterized protein codes for the protein MGLPARLIRGWCGLAVLCLRLCASSCNPDVALIEPLPARSLQCFEDGQVYGCCEGALRLDPSGVIGVPLGAVDYYCGGECVVETEDVLNCVASALDGFSFHNGASVEGARYALRRGCSHTIKRGDFNALEPPMGDYPDIYGDYRGHGCRATPPRSINLLAFLGGAWLLLIQGR